From Dioscorea cayenensis subsp. rotundata cultivar TDr96_F1 chromosome 13, TDr96_F1_v2_PseudoChromosome.rev07_lg8_w22 25.fasta, whole genome shotgun sequence, the proteins below share one genomic window:
- the LOC120274765 gene encoding serine/threonine-protein kinase TOR: MAVAATSIRYGPVASGGGGSLDALNRILADLCTRGNPKDGAASALRRHVEEEARELSGEAFSRFMDQLYDRISFLLESNDFAENLGALRAIDELIDVTLGESASKVSKFSSYMRTVFEVKRDPEILILASRVLGHLARAGGAMTADEVERQIKNALEWLRGDRIEYRRFAAVLILKEMAENASTVFNVHVPEFVDAIWVALRDPTLAVRERAVEALRACLRVIEKRETRWRVQWYYRMCEAAQVGLGKNASVHSIHGSLLAVGELLRNTGEFMMSRYREVADIVLKYLEHRDRLVRLSITSLLPRIAHFLRDRFVTNYLKICMDHILAVLRNPAERASGFIALGEMAGALDGELIPYLPTITLHLRDAIAPRRGKPSVEALACVGSFAKAMGSAMEPHVRGLLDSMFSSGLSFTLVEALEEITVSIPSLLPTIQERLLDSISIALSKTPYPQTKPGAVVNRANVPNNTQQCSDVSGSGLVQLALQTLAHFNFKGHELLEFARESVVVYLEDEDGATRRDAAICCCRLVANSIAGIPSSQFSSNRSSRIGGMKRRRLVEEVMEKLLIAAVADADVSVRQSVFLSLSVNCSFDEYLAQADSLTSIFVALNDEDFDVCELAISVAGRLSEKNPAYVLPALRRHLIQLLTYLEQSTDSKCKEESARLLGCLIRNCERLVLPYIAPIHKALVARLCEGTGVTANNGITTGVLATVGELAKVGGFAMRQYLHELMPLIVDALLDGAAVHKREVAVATLGQVVQSTGYVISPYNEYPLLLGLLLKLLNGELAWSTRREVLKVLGIMGALDPHAHKRNQQSQPGPHGDATRPASDTSQHIVSMEQLPTELWPSFATSEDYYSTVAISSLMRILRDPSLSSYHQKVVGSLMFIFKSMGLGCVPYLPKVLPELFLALNTCEDGLKEFITWKLGTLVSIVRQHIRKYLPELLSLISELWSSFSLPATNRPVQGSPILHLVEQLCLALNDEFRTYLPAILPCCIQVLVDAERCNDYSHVPDILHTLEVFGGTLDEHMHLLLPALIRLFKVDASIDIRRRAIKTLTKLIPRVQVSGHVSSLVHHLKLVLDGNNDELRRDAADALCCLAHALGEDFTIFIPSIHKLLLKHHLRHRDFDEIMSHLRKREPLILESLSVQKLNRRVNVEGISDPLNDMDSDPSDDGMEMHRQLKTHQVNDVRLRTAGEASQRSTKEDWAEWMRHFSIELLKESPSPALRTCARLAQLQPFVGRELFAAGFASCWAQMNETSQEQLVRNLKTAFSSQNIPPEILATLLNLAEFMEHDEKPLPIDTRLLGALAEKCRAFAKALHYKEMEFEAARSKKMGANPVTVVESLIHINNQLHQHEAAVGILTFSQQHLDVQLKESWYEKLQRWEDALKAYTLKSSQASSPLHNLDATLGRMRCLAALARWEELNNLCKEQWTAAEPAARLEMAPMAASAAWNMGEWDQMAEYVSRLDDGDESKLRTLGNTTASGDGSSNGAFFRAVLLVRRKKYDEAREFVERARKCLATELAALVLESYERAYSNMVRVQQLSELEEVIDYCTLPVGNSVADGRRELIRNMWNERIQGTKRNVEVWQVLLAVRELVLPPTEDFETWLKFASLCRNSGRISQARSTLVKLLQYDPEVCPEKLYHGHPQVILAYLKYQWSVGDDFKRKEAFVRLQELSVQLATAANISPGASASPSHVSSSGVPLLARVYLRLGNWQRALTPSLDDDSIQDILKSFKNATQCAKDWAKAWHTWALFNTAVMSHYTLRGYPAITGQYVVAAVTGYFYSISCASTAKGVDDSLQDILRLLTLWFNHGATSEVQMALQKGFSLVKIEMWLVVLPQIIARIHSNNRAVRELIQYLLVRIGKGHPQALMYPLLVACKSISLLRRAAAQEVVDIIRQHSGALVDQAQLVSKELIRVAILWHEMWHEALEEASRLYFGEHNIEGMLAALDPLHLMLEEGPETLKETAFIQAYGRELLEARECCLKYRKTGKDAELTQAWDLYYHVFRRIDKQLPSLTTLDLQSVSPELLKCRNLELAVPGQYRADMPVVTIASFAPQLVVITSKQRPRKLTIHGSNGEDYAFLLKGHEDLRQDERVMQLFGLVNTLLENSRNTAEKDLSIHRYAVIPLSPNSGLIGWVPNCDTLHHLIREYRDARKIFLNQEHRLMLAFAPDYDHLPLIAKVEVFEHALQNTEGNDLAKVLWLKSRTSEVWLDRRTNYTRSLAVMSMVGYLLGLGDRHPSNLMLNRFSGKILHIDFGDCFEASMNREKFPEKVPFRLTRMLVKAMEVSGIEGNFRCTCENVMQVLRTHKDSVMAMMEAFVHDPLINWRLFNFNEVPQMTNFGANLAHPVVNSDESAQNRELAHPLRGARERELLQAVNQLGDANEVLNERAVLVMARMSNKLTGRDFSSGSSASGPSSMQHAADHSSLVSGDTREAEHGLSVKLQVQKLINQAMSHENLCQNYVGWCPFW; this comes from the exons ATGGCTGTCGCAGCGACGTCCATTCGATATGGCCCCGTCGCCAGCGGTGGCGGCGGTAGCCTCGATGCACTTAACCGCATACTTGCGGATCTGTGCACGCGGGGCAATCCGAAG GATGGTGCTGCCTCAGCTCTAAGAAGGCATGTAGAGGAGGAGGCACGCGAACTCAGCGGAGAAGCTTTTTCTCGATTCATGGATCAACTGTATGATCGCATCTCTTTCCTTTTAGAAAGCAATGACTTTGCTGAAAACTTGGGTGCTTTGCGGGCCATCGATGAATTGATTGATGTAACCTTGGGAGAAAGTGCCTCCAAAGTTTCAAAATTCTCTAGTTATATGCGGACTGTATTTGAGGTAAAGCGAGATCCGGAAATTCTTATCCTTGCAAGTAGGGTACTGGGTCATTTAGCTAGAGCTGGGGGGGCTATGACTGCAGATGAAGTTGAGCGACAG ATTAAAAATGCTTTAGAATGGCTTCGCGGAGATAGAATAGAGTATCGTCGCTTTGCAGCTGTCCTTATCTTAAAG gAAATGGCTGAAAATGCATCAACAGTTTTCAATGTCCATGTGCCTGAATTTGTGGATGCAATATGGGTGGCACTAAGGGACCCCACATTGGCTGTCAGAGAAAGAGCTGTGGAAGCTTTGCGGGCTTGTCTTCGTGTTATTGAAAAGCGTGAGACACGTTGGCGAGTGCAGTG GTATTATCGAATGTGTGAAGCCGCACAAGTTGGACTTGGTAAAAATGCTTCAGTCCACAGCATACATGGATCACTACTTGCTGTTGGTGAACTTTTGAG gaACACAGGGGAGTTTATGATGTCCAGATACAGAGAGGTGGCAGATATCGTTCTAAAGTACTTAGAGCACCGTGATCGCCTTGTTCGACTCAGCATAACATCTTTGCTTCCTCGTATTGCTCACTTCTTGCGTGACCGTTTTGTGACTAACTATTTGAAG ATATGCATGGATCACATTCTTGCAGTCTTGCGTAACCCGGCTGAGCGTGCCAGTGGATTTATTGCCCTTGGAGAAATGGCTGGTGCATTGGATGGTGAACTAATCCCTTACTTGCCGACAATTACATTACACTTGCGTGATGCT ATTGCTCCTCGTAGAGGAAAGCCATCTGTTGAGGCTCTGGCTTGTGTTGGAAGCTTTGCAAAAGCTATGGGTTCTGCAATGGAACCTCATGTTCGTGGTTTGTTGGACTCCATGTTTTCATCTGGTCTTTCTTTTACTCTAGTTGAAGCACTAGAGGAAATAACTGttag TATTCCATCCTTGCTTCCTACAATACAAGAACGCTTGTTGGATTCCATTTCCATAGCTCTGTCAAAGACTCCTTACCCACAGACAAAGCCTGGTGCTGTCGTTAATCGGGCAAATGTTCCAAACAATACTCAGCAATGTTCTGATGTCAGTGGCTCTGGTCTTGTCCAACTTGCCTTGCAAACTCTAGCACACTTCAATTTCAAG GGTCATGAGCTTCTGGAGTTTGCTAGAGAATctgttgttgtttatttggaGGATGAGGATGGAGCTACCCGAAGAGATGCTGCTATATGTTGTTGCAGATTAGTGGCAAATTCCATTGCTGGCATACCAAGTTCTCAGTTTAGTTCAAATAGGTCCAGTCGGATCGGCGGAATGAAGCGGCGCCGGCTTGTGGAGGAG GTTATGGAAAAACTTCTTATCGCAGCGGTTGCAGATGCTGATGTTAGTGTCCGGCAGTCAGTCTTCTTGTCCCTTAGTGTAAATTGCAGTTTTGATGAATACTTGGCTCAGGCTGATAGCTTGACTTCCATTTTCGTTGCACTTAATGATGAG GACTTTGATGTTTGTGAGCTTGCAATATCAGTGGCTGGTAGATTATCCGAAAAGAATCCTGCCTATGTTCTTCCAGCTCTTCGCAGGCATCTTATACAACTGCTGACATACCTAGAACAAAG CACTGATAGCAAGTGCAAAGAAGAAAGTGCCCGCCTCTTGGGCTGTTTGATTCGCAATTGTGAAAGACTGGTTCTTCCATACATTGCTCCAATTCACAAG GCTCTTGTGGCAAGGCTTTGTGAAGGGACTGGTGTTACTGCAAATAATGGCATCACCACAGGTGTTCTGGCTACTGTCGGGGAGCTTGCCAAAGTG GGTGGTTTTGCAATGAGGCAATACCTTCATGAGCTGATGCCCTTAATTGTTGATGCTCTTTTGGATGGAGCAGCTGTTCATAAGCGGGAAGTGGCTGTGGCTACCCTTGGTCAAGTTGTACAAAGCACAGG GTATGTTATTTCTCCATACAATGAGTATCCACTGTTGCTTGGCTTACTTCTCAAGTTGTTAAATGGTGAATTGGCTTGGTCAACCAGACGAGAAGTATTAAAG GTTTTAGGTATTATGGGGGCCCTGGATCCTCATGCACATAAGCGCAATCAGCAGAGCCAGCCAGGACCACATGGTGATGCTACCCGTCCTGCAAGTGACACCAGTCAACACATTGTTTCAATGGAACAGTTGCCCACAGAGCTTTGGCCATCTTTTGCAACCTCTGAGGATTACTATTCGACG GTTGCTATTAGTTCTCTAATGCGAATTCTTCGAGATCCCTCGCTTTCGAGTTATCATCAGAAAGTTGTTGGCTCTCTTATGTTCATATTCAAG TCGATGGGCCTTGGTTGTGTTCCATACTTACCAAAG GTTTTGCCGGAGCTTTTCCTTGCTTTGAACACATGTGAAGATGGGTTGAAAGAGTTCATCACTTGGAAGCTTGGAACGCTGGTATCTATTGTGCGCCAG CACATCCGCAAGTATCTGCCAGAATTGCTTTCTCTCATTTCTGAACTCTGGTCCTCGTTCAGTTTGCCTGCTACCAACCGCCCTGTGCAAGGATCTCCG ATCCTTCATCTTGTGGAACAACTTTGCCTAGCTTTAAATGATGAGTTCAGAACATATCTACCTGCCATTCTTCCATGTTGTATTCAAGTGCTTGTTGATGCTGAGAGATGCAATGATTATAGCCATGTTCCTGATATTCTGCATACCTTAGAAGTTTTTGGTG GAACCTTGGATGAACACATGCACTTGCTTCTTCCTGCACTAATTCGGTTGTTCAAAGTGGATGCTTCAATTGATATTAGACGCCGGGCAATCAAAACTCTGACCAAGCTCATTCCTAGGGTGCAG GTTAGTGGTCATGTATCATCTTTGGTACATCATTTAAAGCTCGTATTAGATGG GAACAATGATGAACTGCGGAGAGATGCTGCGGATGCTCTCTGCTGTCTAGCACATGCCCTTGGTGAAGACTTCACAATTTTCATACCATCAATCCACAAACTGCTTTTGAAGCACCATTTACGG CATAgagattttgatgaaattatgaGCCACCTACGTAAACGCGAGCCACTCATTTTGGAGAGTTTATCTGTACAAAAATTGAACCGACGTGTAAATGTGGAGGGCATTAGTGACCCTCTTAATGATATGGACAGTGATCCTTCTGATGATGGAATGGAAATGCACAGGCAACTTAAAACTCATCAA GTGAACGATGTTAGATTAAGGACTGCTGGGGAAGCCTCTCAGAGAAGTACTAAGGAAGATTGGGCTGAGTGGATGAGACATTTTAGCATCGAGTTACTAAAGGAATCTCCATCTCCAGCATTAAGGACCTGTGCCAGGCTCGCACAATTGCAG CCTTTTGTTGGGCGAGAATTATTTGCTGCTGGTTTTGCAAGCTGCTGGGCACAAATGAATGAAACATCACAGGAGCAGTTGGTTAGGAATCTAAAAACAGCTTTCTCATCACAGAATATTCCTCCTGAAATATTGGCTACACTACTAAATTTG GCAGAATTTATGGAACATGATGAGAAGCCCCTTCCCATTGATACTCGACTTCTTGGTGCTCTTGCTGAAAag TGTCGTGCTTTTGCAAAGGCTCTTCACTACAAAGAAATGGAGTTTGAAGCTGCACGCTCCAAGAAGATGGGTGCAAATCCTGTGACTGTAGTTGAATCTCTGATCCATATAAACAATCAGTTGCATCAGCATGAG GCTGCTGTTGGGATATTGACTTTCTCGCAACAACATTTAGATGTTCAGCTAAAGGAATCTTG GTACGAAAAGCTGCAGCGATGGGAAGATGCACTTAAAGCAtacactcttaaatcatctcaGGCGTCAAGCCCACTTCATAATCTGGATGCTACACTAG GACGGATGCGGTGCCTTGCTGCCTTAGCTCGGTGGGAAGAGCTGAACAACCTGTGCAAGGAGCAATGGACTGCTGCAGAACCTGCGGCTCGATTGGAAATGGCTCCCATG GCTGCTAGTGCTGCCTGGAATATGGGAGAGTGGGATCAAATGGCAGAATATGTTTCTCGGTtagatgatggtgatgagagCAAGCTAAGGACTCTGGGTAATACTACTGCTAGTGGTGATGGAAGCAGCAATGGCGCTTTCTTCAGGGCTGTTCTTTTAGTTCGTCGTAAAAag TATGATGAGGCACGTGAGTTTGTTGAGAGAGCAAGGAAATGCTTGGCAACTGAGCTGGCAGCTTTG GTTCTTGAGAGCTATGAACGTGCTTACAGCAATATGGTCCGTGTTCAACAGCTTTCGGAATTAGAGGAG GTAATTGATTATTGTACACTTCCAGTGGGGAACTCAGTTGCAGATGGCCGTAGAGAGTTGATTCGCAATATGTGGAATGAGCGTATACAAGGAACAAAGCGTAATGTTGAG GTTTGGCAAGTACTTCTGGCAGTAAGAGAACTTGTACTACCCCCTACTGAAGATTTTGAAACCTGGCTGAAGTTTGCCTCCCTTTGCCGAAATAGCGGACGAATAAGCCAGGCTAGGTCTACTTTAGTTAAGCTCTTACAG TATGATCCTGAAGTTTGTCCTGAAAAATTATACCATGGACATCCACAAGTCATACTGGCCTACCTCAAGTATCAGTGGTCTGTTGGTGATGATTTTAAACGTAAAGAAGCATTTGTTCGGTTACAA GAATTATCTGTGCAGCTAGCTACAGCTGCAAATATATCTCCAGGAGCATCAGCAAGCCCATCTCATGTTTCCAGTTCTGGTGTCCCTCTACTTGCCCGTGTTTATTTGAGACTTGGTAACTGGCAGCGAGCACTTACACCATCATTGGATGATGATTCCATACAAG ATATTctcaagtccttcaagaatgcAACACAATGTGCAAAGGATTGGGCAAAAGCATGGCATACTTGGGCTTTGTTTAATACAGCTGTGATGTCTCACTATACTTTAAGAGGCTATCCTGCTATCACAGGGCAATATGTGGTGGCTGCAGTGACTGGATATTTTTACTCAATCTCTTGTGCATCAACTGCCAAAGGAGTTGATGACAGTTTACAG GATATTCTCCGTCTTCTCACACTTTGGTTTAACCATGGTGCTACTTCTGAGGTTCAGATGGCCTTGCAGAAAGGTTTCTCACTTGTTAAAATTGAGATGTGGTTGGTTGTGTTACCTCAAATTATTGCGAGGATACATTCCAATAATAGAGCTGTGAGAGAACTGATACAATACTTATTGGTGCGGATAGGAAAAGGACATCCACAG GCTCTTATGTACCCTCTCTTAGTGGCATGCAAATCAATAAGCTTGTTGCGCCGAGCTGCTGCGCAGGAAGTTGTGGATATAATTCGCCAGCATAGTGGAGCACTAGTCGATCAA GCTCAGCTTGTTTCAAAGGAGCTGATCAGGGTTGCAATACTGTGGCATGAGATGTGGCATGAGGCTTTGGAAGAAGCTAGCCGTTTATATTTTGGTGAGCATAACATTGAGGGAATGCTTGCAGCACTTGACCCTTTGCATTTGATGCTCGAGGAGGGCCCAGAAACATTGAAAGAGACTGCCTTTATACAG GCATATGGTCGTGAATTACTGGAAGCTCGTGAATGTTGCTTAAAGTATCGAAAAACTGGGAAGGATGCTGAGCTTACTCAG GCTTGGGATTTGTATTATCATGTTTTCAGAAGAATAGATAAGCAGCTTCCAAGTCTTACTACTTTAGACTTGCAG TCTGTTTCACCAGAGTTGCTCAAATGTAGAAATCTGGAGCTTGCTGTACCTGGACAATATCGTGCAG ATATGCCAGTGGTGACCATCGCATCATTTGCACCACAGCTTGTGGTAATCACATCCAAACAAAGACCTCGAAAATTGACAATCCATGGAAGCAATGGAGAGGATTATGCTTTCTTGCTGAAAGGACACGAGGATTTGCGACAAGATGAACGTGTAATGCAG CTTTTTGGGTTGGTGAATACACTGCTTGAGAACTCAAGAAACACTGCAGAGAAAGATCTTTCCATTCACCGTTATGCTGTCATTCCATTATCCCCTAATAGTGGCTTAATTGGATGGGTTCCTAACTGTGACACCCTGCACCATCTCATTCGGGAATATCGAGATGCTAGAAAG ATCTTCTTGAACCAAGAGCACAGACTTATGCTAGCATTTGCACCAGACTATGACCATTTGCCACTTATTGCTAAAGTGGAAGTGTTTGAGCATGCTTTGCAGAATACTGAAGGAAATGACTTGGCAAAG GTTCTTTGGCTTAAAAGCCGAACATCTGAAGTTTGGCTTGACAGACGGACAAACTATACAAGAAGTTTGGCTGTGATGAGTATG GTTGGCTATCTTCTTGGATTAGGAGATCGTCATCCCAGTAACCTGATGCTGAATCGATTTAG TGGGAAAATATTGCATATTGATTTTGGAGACTGTTTTGAAGCTTCTATGAATCGAGAAAAATTTCCTGAAAAG GTTCCATTTCGCTTGACGAGAATGCTTGTGAAGGCTATGGAAGTCAGTGGCATTGAAGGAAATTTCAGATGCACCTGTGAGAATGTGATGCAAGTTCTTCGAACACACAAAGATAGTGTCATGGCCATGATGGAA GCCTTTGTGCATGATCCACTCATAAATTGGAGGCTTTTCAACTTCAATGAGGTCCCTCAAATGACAAATTTTGGGGCCAACCTTGCTCATCCAGTTGTAAATAGTGATGAATCTGCCCAAAATAGAGAACTTGCTCACCCTCTTCGTGGAGCTCGGGAAAGAGAGCTGCTTCAG GCTGTCAATCAACTTGGTGATGCCAACGAAGTATTGAATGAGCGTGCTGTGCTTGTTATGGCAAGAATGAGCAATAAACTCACCGGCCGAGATTTTTCTTCTGGATCATCAGCATCAGGGCCCAGCTCCATGCAACATGCAGCAGATCATAGTTCCTTAGTTTCTGGTGATACACGTGAAGCAGAGCATGGGTTATCTGTGAAACTTCAGGTTCAGAAGCTAATTAATCAAGCAATGTCACATGAAAACTTATGTCAGAACTATGTCGG GTGGTGCCCATTTTGGTGA